The DNA window GGGATTCTGTTTAGTTTGGTTGGTAGGGGTGAATGGGGCAGATATATTGCAAAATAGCAGAGTCCGTTACTCGATGAAGATCAGTGACGTTCCTGGAAAACCTCAATTTGAGGTTGGAAGGCAGTATCTCCGAAAAGAGCTCCACGATCAATTTCAGGGACAGCGTCAGCACGGAATCTCGACCCCCTCCTCAAAATCATTTATATTCATCTTCACGGATCCTGCTTCTGAAGAACATGGGTATAGCGATAGGTTTCTCGAAAACGGGCATTTTGTCTACTCTGGAGAGGGTCGAGTTGGCGACATGACTTTCGATGGCGGGAACGAGCGTATCTTGAATCACAAAGAGAACGGCGATTCATTATTTGTCTTCGAGAAGGTGGATGAGCACAATGGAGCAGACGTAGTGACCTATGATGGAGAGTATGAATACATAGACCATTACTGGGAAAGAGCTCCAGATGACAACGACGAAATGCGTGACGCAATACGCTTTAAATTAACACCGTTGGGTGGACTTGATCCAGGTATAAATAAATCAGAAGCAGCCAATCTTTCGCGAGAAGACCTATTCAAGCGGGCCAGAGAGAGTACACAGGAAGTACCCACTTCGACCAAACCTGGGGCAAGAACATCATATACACGTAGCGACCTCGTTCGAGACTTTGCCCTCAAGATGGCCGATGGGGTTTGTCAAGCCTGCAACGAGGAAGCACCGTTTGTTTCTAACGGGGGGAAGCCATTTCTGGAAGTACATCATCTCTATCGGGTGAGTGACGGTGGTGTAGATGACCCCGAAAACGTAATCGCGATCTGTCCAAATTGCCACCGAGAAGTCCATCATGGACAGTATGGCGATCAGTTAAATGACCGTCTCATTGAGAATGCGAAAATGCGAAACCAACGTATTCAGCCGTGAAGTCGGAGAAGTCGTAACTTCGGGAGGTTATCCATCTCCTGCCCTATTCACCCATCATTTTTCTCACCAAGGGTTTCAACAAGGCCGTACCCAACTATCCTCCTACGGTTCCTGAAATGCAGGAACCCTTCACCTCTAACTGGTCGATATCACTGTACGGTTCAGAGTAGACTTGCTCAACTACCCCTTCGAGGCGTACATGATTTGCTGATACCGTGGCATGATCTACATGAGTTCGATGGTGAATAAATACCCATCCGACCTACCAGGTATAGGTGCGTTTTCGTAACAATCTCCTTGAGAGAGGCCGGTTAGAACACGACGATGGGGTGTGTCCACTGAATAACGTAACCTGCCGCGAAATGTTCCGTTGATTTTCCCACACGCATTGCCTAATTCTTGTTTGCTTGAGTCTTGGCACAGACGATCAAACCAAAGCAGGAAGAGCGTGATTATAACCAGGCCCTCATATTATTACTGGTAGTAATGTGGGGGTGGTTCCTGACCAGGTCTCTCTCCCCTGAACCCCACCAGTAGGACTCTTGACCACTGAAGAGGGTATCAGTAGTCTCTAACGAGAAAGACTTGATAGCCACCATGAGGCGTTCTCGCTCAAAAGAGGCCGTCGATTCA is part of the Halopelagius longus genome and encodes:
- a CDS encoding HNH endonuclease, whose protein sequence is MKISDVPGKPQFEVGRQYLRKELHDQFQGQRQHGISTPSSKSFIFIFTDPASEEHGYSDRFLENGHFVYSGEGRVGDMTFDGGNERILNHKENGDSLFVFEKVDEHNGADVVTYDGEYEYIDHYWERAPDDNDEMRDAIRFKLTPLGGLDPGINKSEAANLSREDLFKRARESTQEVPTSTKPGARTSYTRSDLVRDFALKMADGVCQACNEEAPFVSNGGKPFLEVHHLYRVSDGGVDDPENVIAICPNCHREVHHGQYGDQLNDRLIENAKMRNQRIQP